Proteins from one Algiphilus sp. genomic window:
- a CDS encoding DUF6151 family protein, with amino-acid sequence MGCEVDIVCACGAVRGRLHDAGPSTGVRSNCYCADCQAYAHFLGCADTVLDGHGGTDIYLIGAGHLELTAGTEQLACVRLTPGGPQRWYAQCCNTPIANLGRVPGIAFVGMIRACWDAEVDRIGPSRGGIHARTARGDRTALDATDGMAPAILVRVLVTLVVDRLRGRHRCRPFADPDSGRSLVAPRQLGPAEYQALLAATSA; translated from the coding sequence ATGGGGTGCGAGGTCGATATCGTCTGCGCTTGCGGGGCGGTCCGGGGCAGGCTGCACGACGCGGGTCCGTCGACGGGCGTGCGCTCGAACTGCTACTGCGCCGACTGTCAGGCCTACGCGCACTTCCTGGGGTGCGCCGACACCGTGCTCGACGGGCACGGCGGCACTGACATCTACCTGATCGGCGCCGGCCATCTGGAACTGACCGCGGGCACCGAGCAGCTGGCCTGCGTGCGTCTGACACCCGGAGGACCGCAGCGCTGGTACGCGCAGTGCTGCAATACCCCCATCGCCAACCTCGGTCGTGTGCCCGGCATCGCCTTCGTGGGCATGATCCGCGCCTGCTGGGACGCCGAGGTGGACAGGATCGGCCCATCGCGCGGCGGCATCCACGCGCGGACGGCGCGCGGCGATCGCACCGCGCTGGACGCGACGGACGGCATGGCACCGGCAATCCTGGTGCGGGTGCTGGTGACGCTGGTTGTCGACCGACTGCGCGGCCGCCACCGGTGCAGACCGTTTGCCGATCCCGACAGTGGGCGATCGCTGGTCGCGCCGCGTCAGCTCGGCCCGGCCGAGTACCAGGCGCTGCTGGCCGCAACGAGC
- a CDS encoding DUF1269 domain-containing protein, whose translation MRRRLYFLVPNLELAETIVDEFLLARIEERHIHVVAKEGAPMGHLPEADLRQKTDLIESAEHGLAAGGVTGLLAGLVAVTFPPAGLALGGGLVAATTLAGAGFGAWVSSMIGIRLPNREIRQYEEAIERGQLLMMVDVGKEHVEAVVERIRHHHPEVEVGATEPHKPVFP comes from the coding sequence ATGAGGAGACGACTCTACTTCCTGGTCCCGAATCTGGAGCTCGCCGAGACCATCGTCGACGAGTTCCTGCTCGCCCGCATCGAGGAGCGCCACATCCACGTGGTGGCGAAGGAGGGCGCGCCCATGGGCCACCTGCCCGAAGCCGACCTGCGCCAGAAGACCGATCTCATCGAATCCGCCGAGCACGGACTCGCCGCAGGCGGTGTCACCGGTCTGCTCGCAGGACTGGTGGCGGTGACCTTTCCGCCCGCCGGGCTCGCCCTTGGTGGCGGCCTGGTGGCGGCAACCACGCTTGCCGGCGCCGGCTTCGGTGCCTGGGTGTCCAGCATGATCGGCATCCGGCTGCCCAATCGCGAAATCCGTCAGTACGAGGAGGCCATCGAGCGCGGACAGCTGCTGATGATGGTGGACGTCGGCAAGGAGCACGTCGAAGCCGTCGTCGAGCGCATCCGCCATCACCATCCCGAGGTCGAGGTCGGCGCCACCGAGCCGCACAAGCCGGTCTTTCCCTGA